From Pseudomonas fluorescens:
TTCGATATTCAGCAATGCTTGGGAAATCAGGGTTTCTCAAGCGACCACAGGTCGCTTTCGATGCTTTCGAACCTTTCTTTAAGGAGCGTCTGCGTATCGAAAATCGCCCTGTTGTAATAATGCGGAGCCACTTCGGTGGTGAACAACTCAAGAATCTCGGCGACCTCGAACGAGCCCAGCTTGAGCTCGAAGCGATCCTCCATGAAGCGCTTGATCTTGTCGGTGGCCTCACGCTCCTGCTCAGGCGTGAGGTTCAAGATCGGCTGCTTCGGTTTCCTGGCCATTTACCAGCGCCCATCCCAGGCGGCGAAGTTCTGCAGCAATTGCAGGCCATGGGTATGGCTCTTCTCCGGGTGGAACTGCACGGCAAAACGCGAACCTTCGGCCAACGCAGCGGCGAAGTCGACGCCGTAGTGCCCACCCCCCACCACCTGGCGCGGGTTACCGGCGGCGATGTAGTAGC
This genomic window contains:
- a CDS encoding DUF2164 domain-containing protein codes for the protein MARKPKQPILNLTPEQEREATDKIKRFMEDRFELKLGSFEVAEILELFTTEVAPHYYNRAIFDTQTLLKERFESIESDLWSLEKP